One Saprospiraceae bacterium DNA window includes the following coding sequences:
- a CDS encoding D-alanine--D-alanine ligase: MQNIAILTGGDSEERVISLKSGAVVREHLPKSRYRSFLIDVQKADWREMDSGVQVDKNDFSLTLHGERIRFDCAFAALHGTPLEDGRMQGYLEMLGIPYTCCDGYVSALTMNKHNTKMQLAQYGTVPMARSVLLRRGIKLDETQLLALGLPLFVKPNTHGSSFGVTKVKTFDALPVAIEEAFRFDTEVVVESFLPGREFSNGVLQVDGRIVALPVTEIIPETEFFDFAAKYEGKSQEVTPADLPPELARQCQERSRFLYEALRCRGVVRFDYILVDGTFHFLEANTIPGISPASIVPQQAQAHGWPLGEFFALLIEEALR; encoded by the coding sequence ATGCAAAACATAGCCATCCTTACTGGCGGCGATTCGGAAGAACGGGTCATCTCGCTCAAAAGCGGTGCCGTCGTGCGCGAGCATCTGCCCAAATCTCGCTATCGCTCTTTCCTCATTGATGTTCAAAAGGCCGATTGGCGCGAGATGGATTCTGGTGTTCAGGTGGACAAAAACGACTTTTCACTCACCTTGCACGGCGAGCGCATTCGCTTCGATTGCGCATTTGCCGCGCTGCACGGCACCCCGCTCGAAGATGGCAGGATGCAGGGATATTTGGAGATGTTGGGCATCCCTTACACTTGCTGCGACGGCTATGTGAGCGCACTCACGATGAACAAGCACAACACGAAGATGCAATTGGCGCAATATGGCACGGTGCCGATGGCTCGGTCGGTGTTGTTGCGCCGAGGCATCAAGTTGGATGAAACGCAGCTGCTGGCTTTGGGCTTGCCCCTTTTTGTGAAGCCCAACACGCATGGTTCCAGTTTTGGGGTCACGAAAGTGAAAACGTTCGACGCGCTTCCGGTGGCCATTGAAGAGGCTTTTCGATTCGACACGGAAGTGGTGGTGGAAAGTTTTTTGCCCGGCAGGGAATTTTCCAACGGGGTGCTTCAAGTGGATGGGCGGATAGTGGCACTGCCCGTGACGGAGATTATCCCGGAAACGGAGTTTTTTGATTTTGCTGCTAAATACGAAGGAAAATCGCAGGAGGTTACACCTGCCGATTTGCCACCCGAACTGGCCCGCCAATGCCAGGAACGCTCTCGATTCCTGTATGAAGCCTTGCGCTGCCGGGGGGTGGTGCGTTTTGACTATATTTTGGTGGACGGCACTTTTCACTTTTTGGAAGCCAACACGATACCGGGCATTTCGCCCGCGAGCATCGTGCCGCAGCAGGCACAAGCGCATGGATGGCCGCTGGGCGAGTTTTTTGCCTTGCTTATAGAAGAAGCCTTGCGATAG
- a CDS encoding carbonic anhydrase (macrophage inducible 5; Mig-5), with the protein MQSSHQNWQSLTPEDVRELLQEGNERFLNNPHHGRILFQILKETEARRKPLAAVLSCSDMDMSPELIFDQGMGDIFNIRLAGHAVCADALGSVEYACAGLGSKLIVVLGHTRCSVVEAACDDISFGNMAGLTERLRLSILAETETLPEGRHSKNKRFVKNVARQHILRTMEHIIRSSSIIRELIEQEDLNLVGAMYGMETGKITFMSKDGRQMLASLFPKYARQNSYW; encoded by the coding sequence ATGCAATCTTCTCATCAGAACTGGCAGTCTTTGACACCAGAAGATGTCCGCGAATTGTTGCAAGAAGGCAACGAACGCTTTCTCAACAACCCACACCATGGCCGCATCCTTTTCCAAATTTTGAAGGAAACCGAGGCGCGGCGCAAACCACTGGCGGCGGTGCTCAGCTGTAGCGATATGGATATGTCGCCCGAACTGATTTTTGACCAAGGCATGGGCGACATCTTCAACATCCGCTTGGCTGGTCACGCCGTTTGTGCCGACGCTTTGGGCAGCGTGGAATACGCTTGCGCCGGTTTAGGCTCAAAACTAATCGTGGTGTTGGGACACACCCGTTGCAGCGTGGTCGAGGCTGCTTGCGACGACATTTCGTTCGGGAATATGGCCGGGCTGACGGAACGCCTCCGCCTCTCCATTTTGGCCGAAACAGAAACGCTACCTGAGGGACGCCATTCAAAAAACAAACGCTTCGTAAAAAACGTGGCGCGGCAACACATACTGCGCACCATGGAGCACATCATTCGGTCGAGTTCCATCATCCGAGAATTGATAGAGCAAGAAGACCTGAACCTCGTGGGAGCTATGTATGGAATGGAAACAGGCAAGATAACTTTCATGAGTAAGGATGGCCGACAAATGCTGGCCAGCCTCTTCCCCAAATACGCCCGACAAAATAGCTATTGGTGA